A window of Calliopsis andreniformis isolate RMS-2024a chromosome 3, iyCalAndr_principal, whole genome shotgun sequence contains these coding sequences:
- the Msi gene encoding RNA-binding protein musashi isoform X1, which yields MAAASFPPNFSNVGILENCAGMETANGAIEHDFHNALVPINGSHSGSSGRSTPNGGDPAPGKLFVGGLSWQTSSEKLREYFGMFGTVTDVLIMKDPVTQRSRGFGFITFAEPGSVDKVLKCPIHTLDGKKIDPKHATPKNRAKQANRTKKIFVGGVSQDTSSDEVKAYFNQFGKVEETVMLMDQQTKRHRGFGFVTFENEDVVDRVCEIHFHTIKNKKVECKKAQPKEAVQPGALALGKRVVLGALGVRLAPQPPLPVAAASQIVAAQAQAQVQAAAAAAAAAQVQNAVAGYGKLFASSYPALSAYRYAPYPIPAAAVAAAAAAAAPAPAPAPPSAAAAAAAAAAATPAAAAAAAAAPANPYQGYSLTNVDMSSFQGVDWGSMYGMGMYV from the exons CGCCGGTATGGAGACAGCGAACGGTGCGATCGAACACGATTTCCACAATGCCTTGGTGCCTATAAACGGTAGCCACTCTGGTAGTTCGGGCAGGAGTACACCGAACGGAGGCGACCCAGCGCCAGGCAAACTCTTCGTCGGCGGCCTGTCCTGGCAGACCAGCAGCGAGAAGCTCAGGGAGTACTTTGGCATGTTTGGTACCGTCACCGACGTTCTCATCATGAAGGATCCGGTTACACAG CGTAGTCGCGGGTTCGGCTTCATCACGTTCGCCGAGCCGGGTAGCGTGGACAAGGTGCTGAAGTGTCCAATCCACACGTTGGACGGCAAGAAGATCGACCCGAAGCACGCGACGCCGAAGAACCGCGCGAAACAGGCGAACCGCACGAAGAAGATCTTCGTCGGCGGCGTTAGCCAGGACACGAGCAGCGACGAGGTGAAGGCCTACTTCAACCAGTTCGGCAAGGTCGAGGAGACGGTGATGCTGATGGATCAGCAGACGAAACGGCACAGGGGCTTCGGGTTCGTcacgtttgagaacgaggacgtcGTGGACCGCGTGTGCGAGATCCACTTCCACACGATCAAGAACAAGAAGGTCGAGTGCAAGAAGGCTCAGCCGAAGGAGGCGGTCCAGCCAGGCGCGTTGGCCCTTGGCAAGAGGGTAGTGCTGGGCGCGCTGGGCGTTCGACTGGCGCCCCAGCCGCCGCTTCCGGTCGCCGCGGCCTCCCAGATAGTCGCCGCCCAGGCGCAGGCGCAGGTCCAAGCGGCCGCAGCCGCGGCCGCGGCTGCCCAGGTGCAAAACGCTGTCGCCGGATACGGAAAGCTGTTCGCCAGCAGCTATCCCGCCCTCTCCGCGTACAGATACGCGCCGTACCCGATCCCAGCGGCGGCGGTAGCCGCGGCCGCGGCTGCAGCCGCCCCAGCCCCGGCACCGGCCCCACCCTCAGCAGCCGCAGCAGCTGCGGCTGCGGCTGCGGCGACGCCTGCCGCCGCCGCGGCGGCCGCGGCCGCGCCAGCCAACCCCTACCAGGGATACTCGCTCACCAACGTCGACATGTCCAGCTTCCAGGGCGTCGACTGGGGTTCCATGTACGGGATGGGCATGTACGTCTAA
- the Msi gene encoding RNA-binding protein musashi isoform X2 has translation METANGAIEHDFHNALVPINGSHSGSSGRSTPNGGDPAPGKLFVGGLSWQTSSEKLREYFGMFGTVTDVLIMKDPVTQRSRGFGFITFAEPGSVDKVLKCPIHTLDGKKIDPKHATPKNRAKQANRTKKIFVGGVSQDTSSDEVKAYFNQFGKVEETVMLMDQQTKRHRGFGFVTFENEDVVDRVCEIHFHTIKNKKVECKKAQPKEAVQPGALALGKRVVLGALGVRLAPQPPLPVAAASQIVAAQAQAQVQAAAAAAAAAQVQNAVAGYGKLFASSYPALSAYRYAPYPIPAAAVAAAAAAAAPAPAPAPPSAAAAAAAAAAATPAAAAAAAAAPANPYQGYSLTNVDMSSFQGVDWGSMYGMGMYV, from the exons ATGGAGACAGCGAACGGTGCGATCGAACACGATTTCCACAATGCCTTGGTGCCTATAAACGGTAGCCACTCTGGTAGTTCGGGCAGGAGTACACCGAACGGAGGCGACCCAGCGCCAGGCAAACTCTTCGTCGGCGGCCTGTCCTGGCAGACCAGCAGCGAGAAGCTCAGGGAGTACTTTGGCATGTTTGGTACCGTCACCGACGTTCTCATCATGAAGGATCCGGTTACACAG CGTAGTCGCGGGTTCGGCTTCATCACGTTCGCCGAGCCGGGTAGCGTGGACAAGGTGCTGAAGTGTCCAATCCACACGTTGGACGGCAAGAAGATCGACCCGAAGCACGCGACGCCGAAGAACCGCGCGAAACAGGCGAACCGCACGAAGAAGATCTTCGTCGGCGGCGTTAGCCAGGACACGAGCAGCGACGAGGTGAAGGCCTACTTCAACCAGTTCGGCAAGGTCGAGGAGACGGTGATGCTGATGGATCAGCAGACGAAACGGCACAGGGGCTTCGGGTTCGTcacgtttgagaacgaggacgtcGTGGACCGCGTGTGCGAGATCCACTTCCACACGATCAAGAACAAGAAGGTCGAGTGCAAGAAGGCTCAGCCGAAGGAGGCGGTCCAGCCAGGCGCGTTGGCCCTTGGCAAGAGGGTAGTGCTGGGCGCGCTGGGCGTTCGACTGGCGCCCCAGCCGCCGCTTCCGGTCGCCGCGGCCTCCCAGATAGTCGCCGCCCAGGCGCAGGCGCAGGTCCAAGCGGCCGCAGCCGCGGCCGCGGCTGCCCAGGTGCAAAACGCTGTCGCCGGATACGGAAAGCTGTTCGCCAGCAGCTATCCCGCCCTCTCCGCGTACAGATACGCGCCGTACCCGATCCCAGCGGCGGCGGTAGCCGCGGCCGCGGCTGCAGCCGCCCCAGCCCCGGCACCGGCCCCACCCTCAGCAGCCGCAGCAGCTGCGGCTGCGGCTGCGGCGACGCCTGCCGCCGCCGCGGCGGCCGCGGCCGCGCCAGCCAACCCCTACCAGGGATACTCGCTCACCAACGTCGACATGTCCAGCTTCCAGGGCGTCGACTGGGGTTCCATGTACGGGATGGGCATGTACGTCTAA